In a genomic window of Oligoflexus sp.:
- a CDS encoding phage tail protein — protein MAFDPIPLFKKEVFARLGDFSFELLTLSPEKVERETGYRWVKQEPIGAPAIHQYIGAMGKIAAPAEDKLTIAGVLHPEFSGRIDHLKRLRDMAASGKPQRLIYADTEIGQNMGLWIIQKIKESRSIFYGDGIPRRIEFSLELEFYG, from the coding sequence ATGGCATTTGATCCGATTCCGCTTTTCAAAAAAGAGGTTTTTGCAAGGCTCGGGGATTTCAGTTTCGAGCTTCTGACGCTCTCCCCGGAGAAGGTCGAGCGTGAAACAGGCTACAGGTGGGTGAAGCAGGAGCCCATCGGCGCGCCTGCCATTCACCAATACATCGGGGCCATGGGAAAAATTGCGGCACCTGCCGAGGATAAACTGACCATTGCCGGTGTTCTGCACCCGGAATTTTCCGGACGGATTGATCACTTGAAAAGGCTGCGGGACATGGCCGCCTCGGGAAAGCCGCAGCGGCTCATCTATGCCGACACCGAAATCGGACAGAACATGGGCCTATGGATCATTCAGAAGATCAAGGAATCACGCTCGATCTTTTATGGCGACGGCATTCCGCGCCGCATTGAATTCAGCCTGGAGCTTGAGTTTTATGGCTGA
- a CDS encoding phage late control D family protein — protein sequence MIPNFRIETSGKDLTEAIRSRLLRLTVKDEASWKSDAMTLELIDDGIEWPEAGQEFSIALGYDNVLTSVGRFATKHVGVAMDGRRILKIEAAAMEQSSSLKSQREQSWDGTTLGAIAEEIARRNGLKPAIFDELKSIVIEHEDQTESDLAFLCRLGRRHDLTIKVSGRYLMLTPADRSGADPDGTIPVIRIEKPIRFEYSGDQTSRYTGVRAFWYDNDFGEKRHVMYGKEGVVLELEYNKITEAGARKAAETKFREVVRKGKTLTLTVPGNVQLAAERKIDVQGFGAGIDGEWVIKSVEHAIDGTGFASKVECCVDGYEAFIKPDYEE from the coding sequence ATGATTCCAAACTTTCGTATTGAAACAAGTGGCAAGGATCTGACCGAGGCGATCCGCTCACGGCTTTTAAGACTGACGGTTAAGGACGAGGCATCCTGGAAGTCCGATGCAATGACCCTGGAGCTGATCGACGATGGCATCGAATGGCCAGAGGCCGGCCAGGAATTTTCCATAGCACTTGGCTATGACAATGTCCTAACGAGCGTCGGACGCTTTGCCACAAAGCATGTCGGCGTAGCCATGGATGGCAGGCGTATCCTTAAAATTGAGGCTGCTGCCATGGAGCAGAGCTCATCCCTTAAGAGTCAGCGGGAGCAGTCCTGGGACGGGACCACGCTTGGCGCCATCGCGGAGGAAATCGCACGAAGAAATGGGCTCAAACCGGCTATCTTTGACGAGCTGAAATCCATTGTGATTGAACACGAGGACCAGACCGAATCCGATCTGGCCTTTCTTTGCCGCCTTGGACGCCGTCATGACCTTACGATCAAGGTCAGCGGTCGGTATTTGATGCTGACTCCCGCCGATAGAAGCGGAGCTGATCCGGACGGCACCATCCCTGTCATCCGCATCGAAAAGCCAATCCGGTTCGAATACTCAGGCGATCAAACAAGCCGCTACACCGGGGTCCGTGCCTTCTGGTACGACAATGACTTTGGGGAGAAGCGTCATGTCATGTACGGCAAAGAAGGAGTTGTGCTTGAACTTGAGTACAACAAGATCACGGAAGCAGGCGCGCGCAAGGCAGCTGAGACAAAATTCCGTGAAGTGGTACGCAAAGGGAAGACCCTTACACTCACAGTCCCCGGCAACGTGCAGCTGGCTGCCGAACGGAAAATTGATGTCCAAGGCTTCGGGGCTGGCATTGATGGGGAATGGGTGATCAAGTCGGTGGAGCATGCGATCGATGGCACTGGGTTCGCGAGCAAAGTCGAGTGCTGCGTTGATGGCTACGAGGCCTTTATCAAGCCGGATTATGAGGAGTGA
- a CDS encoding tail protein X gives MAEWQLRDGDELDHICWRHYGDLPGALEAVLRANWESLHLFDDLGEVKLLQSVAFMNLPDLKRPTNISNSIRLFE, from the coding sequence ATGGCTGAATGGCAGCTCAGGGATGGGGATGAACTCGATCACATCTGCTGGAGGCATTATGGGGATCTACCCGGCGCGCTCGAAGCGGTGCTGAGAGCCAACTGGGAAAGCCTTCATCTTTTCGATGATCTTGGAGAGGTGAAACTCCTTCAAAGCGTGGCTTTCATGAACCTTCCCGACTTGAAACGACCAACCAATATTTCAAACAGCATAAGGCTATTCGAATGA
- a CDS encoding phage tail tape measure protein produces the protein MRVLERTRDDIAGLTGKLEGQKKALSDVQVKLEQQKAAYAALDQRTESAREKVKQATEAYARHREELGRERAAIEASRRPTEEQIARLERLGNALKEARDAKVSADRMLRGAEGTLKGKQQFLAVMHSKIGTLEAARSAAIERGAPDAEIQRITHALEKERLKARELSEAMHIYEVEVQRATAASADAGARLDEMNRQLSEQKKLMSGMPTAEETARLQALEKQVQDSGKAMSEAKKEEKDATDAHRAHAKAASQAGESLEQLEKKERDHAASVAGTEHQIAKAREATERYSSSLQKQGHNVEDLTEAQRRHNQAIERQQYLARRQEELNRLRDRAQDLRSQAMSHLYFTLGSGYLFTTPLRHALEFEKAMVRVKAMSGANSEEYRRLKDEARRLGSETIFSAREVAEAYNELATAGYRTNDMIAIMPSMLALSESSMTSLARTAEITSEVLQGFRIDVSEMARVGDALTAAYSSSASSLESLGEMLKYAAAPAVDVGSSLEQTLAASSILHNTGIKGSMAGTSMRAIFLRMAKPPKELKKILDDMDISTVDKDNNVRNWMDVLSDINLRLKGAGSAKRAAVSKALGGEEHAPAASNLLAAVDSGALRFMEKTLRLASPFNLMAKRLLSMPDQDLKKASDSLGVKLTKAMSGGGMTLAFAESLKGLQGSAFDRQMQRIFSELKQTPKLEDIRPDEFMGTGKNVDSALKALQISRTKPLGGTKTSDELTSEIKTRIQMLPVSEQLKFIEIFFSRTRSGMRELFTEFQKGGKNADQLLKGLDEVLNMEKSKKGLSESTINDLKKLESAWDDIKISLGNSLIPMLKDLLISIQPIVDGLGKWLRENQTMAKNIMLGVGSLFAFSAAMAVAKFALSGFVDLWRIGKWAGGLFGPGTRGRAAAGWLRTGVGIGKNFLVEGLVKSGSLARFSLGLIMNAARAAGAALLAMGPAGWAVAAAVAAVAAAGIYLWRNWDEIGPKLKKTWFSMKAWFQSLWASIANTAGAAWGWILGKISMDPLLWVREKWERFLEFFKGIYARIRPHVSGIFPWMENAGSDVKGFLSDAASAGKEVIGSMFDFSGFKYVAPPSEAIEKAAGETAVTQRNVITVNATIHVEAGPAAPLQVASRIKGEIQSAFRSVPSFSFLDPVIVS, from the coding sequence ATGCGTGTGCTGGAGCGGACAAGAGACGACATCGCCGGGCTGACCGGGAAGCTTGAAGGCCAGAAAAAAGCCCTTTCAGATGTTCAGGTGAAGCTTGAGCAGCAGAAGGCAGCCTATGCCGCGCTTGATCAAAGAACTGAATCGGCTCGCGAAAAAGTGAAACAGGCAACCGAGGCTTATGCACGGCACCGCGAGGAACTCGGCAGGGAGCGGGCCGCCATTGAAGCTTCGCGGCGTCCTACAGAGGAGCAGATTGCGAGGCTTGAACGGCTTGGAAATGCCTTGAAGGAGGCCAGGGATGCGAAAGTATCCGCTGACCGCATGCTTCGCGGTGCCGAGGGAACGCTCAAAGGCAAACAGCAGTTTCTGGCCGTTATGCATTCGAAAATTGGGACCCTTGAGGCGGCCCGCAGTGCAGCAATCGAAAGAGGTGCTCCGGACGCTGAAATCCAACGGATAACCCATGCACTGGAGAAGGAAAGGCTCAAGGCCAGGGAACTCTCCGAAGCGATGCACATCTATGAAGTTGAAGTCCAGAGAGCCACAGCTGCGTCTGCTGACGCTGGTGCCAGGCTTGATGAAATGAATCGTCAGCTCTCAGAGCAGAAAAAGCTCATGTCAGGCATGCCCACGGCAGAGGAAACGGCCCGCCTTCAGGCTTTGGAGAAACAGGTTCAAGATTCCGGAAAGGCCATGTCTGAGGCCAAAAAGGAGGAAAAGGACGCCACCGACGCCCATCGCGCACATGCCAAAGCCGCCTCCCAGGCTGGGGAAAGTCTGGAGCAGCTTGAAAAGAAGGAGCGCGATCATGCGGCATCCGTGGCAGGGACTGAGCATCAAATCGCTAAAGCCAGGGAAGCGACCGAACGCTACTCGTCATCTCTTCAAAAGCAGGGGCACAATGTCGAGGATCTGACCGAGGCCCAGAGGCGGCATAATCAGGCGATTGAGCGTCAGCAGTATCTGGCCCGTCGCCAGGAAGAGCTGAACCGTCTTCGGGATCGAGCGCAGGATCTAAGATCACAGGCCATGAGCCATCTTTATTTCACGCTTGGCAGTGGCTATCTCTTTACCACTCCGCTCAGGCATGCTCTCGAATTTGAAAAGGCGATGGTCAGGGTCAAGGCCATGTCGGGTGCAAATTCTGAGGAATACAGGCGTCTCAAGGATGAAGCGAGGAGGCTTGGCTCGGAGACCATATTTTCCGCAAGGGAGGTGGCTGAAGCCTATAACGAGCTGGCCACCGCAGGCTATCGCACCAACGATATGATCGCAATCATGCCCAGCATGCTTGCCCTTTCGGAAAGCTCGATGACCTCCCTGGCTCGCACGGCTGAGATCACAAGCGAGGTGCTGCAGGGCTTTCGGATTGACGTTTCGGAGATGGCCAGGGTTGGTGATGCCCTGACGGCCGCATACTCTTCATCGGCATCCAGCCTTGAATCACTCGGGGAAATGCTGAAGTATGCTGCGGCTCCGGCCGTCGATGTCGGCTCGTCTCTTGAGCAGACCCTTGCTGCATCGTCGATCCTTCACAATACCGGCATCAAGGGGTCCATGGCGGGAACAAGCATGCGGGCCATTTTCCTTCGCATGGCCAAGCCTCCCAAGGAGCTGAAAAAGATTCTTGATGACATGGATATCAGCACCGTGGACAAGGACAACAATGTCAGAAACTGGATGGATGTTCTTTCGGATATCAATCTGAGGCTCAAGGGTGCCGGCAGCGCGAAGCGCGCCGCTGTCTCCAAGGCCCTTGGCGGCGAGGAGCATGCGCCGGCCGCCTCGAATCTTTTGGCAGCCGTGGACAGTGGTGCGCTTCGTTTCATGGAGAAAACGCTCAGGCTCGCCAGCCCATTCAACCTTATGGCCAAAAGGCTCCTTTCCATGCCAGATCAGGATCTGAAAAAGGCTTCTGACAGTCTTGGAGTCAAACTCACCAAGGCCATGAGTGGAGGCGGTATGACCCTTGCCTTCGCAGAGTCCCTCAAAGGTCTCCAGGGATCAGCTTTTGACCGGCAAATGCAAAGAATATTCAGCGAGCTGAAGCAGACGCCGAAGCTGGAGGATATCAGGCCCGATGAGTTTATGGGCACCGGTAAAAACGTCGATAGCGCTTTAAAAGCACTTCAAATCAGCCGCACTAAACCTCTTGGGGGAACAAAGACCAGCGACGAACTAACGTCCGAGATCAAAACGCGCATTCAGATGCTGCCCGTATCCGAGCAGCTGAAATTCATCGAAATTTTCTTCTCGCGCACCCGAAGCGGGATGAGGGAGCTTTTCACCGAGTTTCAAAAGGGCGGAAAGAATGCGGACCAGCTGCTCAAGGGACTTGATGAAGTTCTCAACATGGAAAAGTCAAAGAAAGGCCTCAGCGAATCGACCATCAATGATCTTAAAAAGCTGGAAAGCGCCTGGGATGACATCAAAATCTCGCTCGGAAATTCCCTGATCCCCATGCTGAAGGACCTTCTTATCTCAATTCAACCCATCGTCGATGGCCTGGGCAAATGGCTGAGGGAGAACCAGACGATGGCCAAAAACATCATGCTCGGCGTCGGATCTCTCTTTGCATTCAGCGCGGCCATGGCAGTGGCGAAATTTGCGCTGTCGGGTTTCGTTGACCTCTGGCGCATCGGGAAATGGGCCGGAGGGCTTTTTGGTCCTGGAACCCGTGGCCGCGCGGCCGCTGGATGGCTCAGGACAGGCGTTGGAATTGGAAAAAACTTTCTTGTGGAAGGACTCGTCAAATCAGGCTCCCTTGCCCGCTTCTCGCTCGGCTTGATCATGAACGCCGCCCGCGCGGCAGGTGCTGCTCTTTTAGCCATGGGGCCTGCTGGATGGGCTGTGGCCGCTGCCGTCGCAGCTGTCGCGGCAGCCGGGATCTATCTCTGGCGGAACTGGGATGAGATCGGGCCAAAACTTAAAAAGACCTGGTTCAGTATGAAGGCCTGGTTTCAAAGTCTCTGGGCGTCGATCGCCAATACTGCCGGCGCCGCCTGGGGCTGGATTCTCGGAAAGATCAGCATGGATCCCCTCCTCTGGGTGAGGGAAAAATGGGAACGTTTCCTTGAGTTTTTCAAAGGAATTTATGCGCGCATCAGGCCTCATGTCTCAGGGATTTTCCCATGGATGGAGAATGCCGGATCCGATGTCAAAGGCTTTCTATCGGATGCTGCCTCCGCAGGGAAGGAAGTGATTGGAAGCATGTTTGATTTTTCCGGGTTCAAATATGTGGCGCCACCATCGGAGGCGATTGAGAAGGCTGCAGGAGAAACGGCAGTCACCCAGCGCAATGTGATCACGGTCAACGCCACAATTCATGTGGAGGCCGGACCTGCAGCACCGCTGCAGGTGGCCAGCCGAATCAAAGGCGAAATCCAGTCGGCATTCCGAAGCGTTCCCTCCTTTTCATTTCTTGATCCGGTTATAGTGAGCTGA
- a CDS encoding phage tail sheath family protein codes for MADTANPIVTKLVYVARRLKAIAVVDGPEDEKELKKFRDLNGNARLYIVSPKVKVAADDKTFSAPASSYVAGVFSRINFWQSPSNQPLYGILGTSVGISFEMDDPESTAQQYNAMQIATLIREDGGFRVWGAKGTGSPSDSKTSQIQKVRIADAIEEAIAASTRWAVAAGINRDFIGAVERKVNNFFSDLIREGAIVGGECKGDAERNTADALARGDVYWKYSFTPTAVAETLHFEGFNTNKYYENFGEGAQ; via the coding sequence ATGGCTGATACCGCAAATCCAATTGTGACAAAACTCGTGTACGTAGCCCGGCGCCTTAAGGCCATTGCAGTTGTCGATGGCCCGGAGGATGAAAAGGAGCTGAAAAAGTTCCGTGACCTCAATGGCAACGCCCGCCTTTATATCGTCTCGCCGAAGGTCAAGGTTGCGGCTGACGACAAAACATTTTCTGCTCCCGCGAGTTCGTATGTGGCTGGCGTATTTTCAAGAATCAACTTCTGGCAGTCGCCATCGAATCAGCCCCTTTATGGAATTCTTGGCACAAGCGTGGGGATCTCATTTGAGATGGATGATCCTGAGTCCACGGCTCAGCAGTATAACGCCATGCAAATTGCGACCCTTATCCGTGAGGATGGGGGCTTCAGGGTCTGGGGAGCAAAGGGTACAGGAAGTCCTTCGGACTCAAAAACGAGTCAGATTCAAAAGGTCCGAATTGCCGATGCCATCGAGGAAGCCATTGCCGCTTCAACACGCTGGGCGGTGGCGGCAGGGATCAATCGCGACTTCATAGGAGCGGTCGAAAGAAAGGTGAATAACTTTTTTTCAGATCTGATCCGTGAAGGGGCCATTGTCGGCGGCGAATGTAAGGGTGATGCGGAGCGCAATACAGCCGACGCTCTGGCCCGCGGCGATGTCTATTGGAAGTATAGCTTCACGCCAACGGCCGTGGCCGAGACGCTTCACTTTGAAGGATTCAACACCAATAAATACTACGAAAATTTTGGAGAAGGAGCTCAATGA
- a CDS encoding phage major tail tube protein: MSVKFPLYLKNFNLILGPTDYAGVAEEVTFPKIAYKTEEVLNAGMAMPIKMPTVLEAMDVTFKLSEQTFEGFVLAGAPTAGLVDAVVYGHMQNALGATSELIYAMRGTILKIDPGSAKNGDLKAGVQTLEMNLMSLVVTRDSIPIFAVDAQNGVIKHGPLDHFESARKNLKLG; the protein is encoded by the coding sequence ATGTCCGTTAAATTTCCTTTGTACCTCAAAAATTTCAATCTGATCCTCGGTCCAACTGATTATGCCGGTGTCGCTGAGGAGGTCACGTTCCCAAAGATCGCCTACAAAACCGAGGAGGTGTTGAACGCCGGCATGGCGATGCCCATCAAGATGCCGACCGTGCTTGAGGCAATGGATGTGACCTTCAAGTTGAGCGAGCAGACCTTTGAAGGATTTGTTCTGGCGGGCGCTCCGACCGCAGGGCTGGTTGATGCCGTGGTTTATGGGCACATGCAAAATGCACTCGGCGCAACCTCCGAGCTGATCTATGCGATGCGCGGGACCATCCTCAAGATTGACCCTGGATCTGCAAAAAATGGGGATCTCAAGGCAGGTGTGCAGACGCTGGAGATGAATCTCATGTCGCTCGTTGTCACACGCGACAGCATTCCAATTTTCGCTGTCGATGCTCAGAACGGAGTCATCAAACACGGCCCCCTTGATCACTTCGAGTCGGCGCGAAAGAATTTGAAGCTTGGTTAA